The genomic region TGAGTGTAAATGGGTAGACAATACACCTTTAGAAGTATCTTCTTCCCTACTTAATACAGCAGCTCCCGCTCCGTCGCCAAAAATAACGGAAACCCCTCGTCCACGAGTACTCATATCCAATCCGGTAGAATGTAATTCAGACCCTATAATTAGAATGTTTTTATACATTCCTGTTTTTATGAATTGATCTGCGACCGATAAAGCATAAATAAAACCAGAACATTGATTTCTAACATCCAATGCTCCAACTGTTTTAATGCCCAATTCTCTTTGTACCAAAACTCCGGGACCAGGAAAATAGTAATCTGGACTTAGCGTAGCAAAAATGATAAAATCAATATCATCTTTATGCAATCCAGACCTTTCGATGGCCACTTTAGCGGCTTTCACCCCCATAGTAGTCGTTGTATCACCATCTCCCTTTACTACATGACGCCTTTCTTTAATACCAGTACGTTCTTGTATCCAAGCATCGTTGGTCTCCATTATTTTAGATAAATCGTCGTTGGTTACCACATTCTCTGGAACATAATAGCCTAATCCCGTTATTTTTGAATTGTACATTGATAAATTCTTTTTTTGAAAAAATAAAATTAATCGAATTCTATTACGATTAAGGTAAAAATTAGCGCCGCAAGTTACGTAATATTACTAACTCTTTAAAAAAGCGAACGATAAAAGATAATTAAAAAAAATGGCATTTAGAATCTTTTAAAAATATAAAGCACCTCCATTTTCAAAGATAACAGACCTTTAACAACTTTTGTTAAACATCTCTAAAACTGCTACCTGGATGTTAATTTTAGTCTAATCATGATTATATTATAAAGAGTCTGTTTAAATCATGTTATATATAAAGCCTATGAAAAATAATTACCTAAAAATTCGTTCGTATTATCAAATTAAAGAATCTGTAATTTCTAAAAATCTTCTATCAGTGTTAATTATTTTTTTCTTTTGCAGTATGGGATTTTCGCAGGCCGACCTTTCCATTACTGCGTTTCTAGAATCCAATGATAGAAATGCAAACGCAGGTGACCGTATTTCTCTTGAATATACTATACGGAACAATGGTAACGTCGAGGTTGATGACCCTGTGGTAGGATTTTACTTATCTAATGATCAAACCTTCGATTCCAACGACATATTATTAGAAACTGAAGATGTTTCAGATCTTGATCCCTACGAAAGTGATGACGAAGGGGAACAAGTCCCACTGCCTTCGAATGTTAATTCGGACTACTATTACATTCTTGTAGTAGCAGATCCTTTCAATAGCGTTTATGAATCGGA from Galbibacter sp. BG1 harbors:
- a CDS encoding 3-oxoacyl-ACP synthase III family protein, with the protein product MYNSKITGLGYYVPENVVTNDDLSKIMETNDAWIQERTGIKERRHVVKGDGDTTTTMGVKAAKVAIERSGLHKDDIDFIIFATLSPDYYFPGPGVLVQRELGIKTVGALDVRNQCSGFIYALSVADQFIKTGMYKNILIIGSELHSTGLDMSTRGRGVSVIFGDGAGAAVLSREEDTSKGVLSTHLHSEGEHAEELSLIAPGMGKRWVTDILEDDDKEDTSYYPHMNGQFVFKNAVVRFSEVINEGLQTNNLTPADIDLLVPHQANLRISQFIQQKFKLSDDQVFNNIMKYGNTTAASIPIALTEAWEQGKVKEGDTVVLAAFGSGFTWGSAIIKW